The following coding sequences are from one Tachysurus vachellii isolate PV-2020 chromosome 7, HZAU_Pvac_v1, whole genome shotgun sequence window:
- the foxf2a gene encoding forkhead box protein F2a translates to MTTETAQQQLDPPPSLRSSPVHTALQSSRTVLESTGGANASKTKKSNSGMRRPEKPPYSYIALIVMAIQSSPTKRLTLSEIYQFLQARFPFFRGSYQGWKNSVRHNLSLNECFIKLPKGLGRPGKGHYWTIDPGSEFMFEEGSFRRRPRGFRRKCQTLKPMYRMMNGLGFGASMLPQNFDFQPPPAPLACHAGSYNLDAMTSAYDGLGPTAHHVPSPSSAYMSSACQVSSSGGDYAHDNNANTTGSSSSPLHSPPAMSGPLECPSPYTAAATAHWPSSAVSPYIKQSPLAAGSPTSSSSSGLHSGVAPYALEQSYLHHGARDAADISVGIPRYQSHSSPVCDRKDFVLNFNGIASFHPSAGGSYYHHHHHHHHHQLHHQGICQDIKPCVM, encoded by the exons ATGACGACCGAAACGGCGCAGCAACAGTTGGACCCACCGCCTTCTCTGCGCTCGAGCCCAGTGCACACCGCACTGCAGAGCTCGCGCACGGTTCTGGAGAGCACCGGCGGTGCAAACGCTTCCAAAACCAAAAAGTCCAATTCTGGTATGAGGCGCCCCGAGAAACCACCATACTCCTACATCGCCCTCATCGTTATGGCCATCCAGAGCTCGCCGACCAAACGGCTAACTCTAAGCGAGATATACCAGTTCTTGCAGGCCCGTTTCCCATTTTTCCGTGGTTCGTATCAAGGCTGGAAAAATTCTGTAAGGCACAACCTCTCTCTCAACGAGTGTTTTATCAAGCTGCCCAAGGGCCTCGGGCGGCCCGGTAAGGGTCACTACTGGACCATCGACCCTGGTAGCGAGTTTATGTTCGAAGAGGGCTCGTTTCGGAGGCGCCCACGCGGTTTCCGCAGAAAGTGCCAAACTCTCAAACCCATGTACCGCATGATGAACGGGCTCGGCTTCGGTGCTTCCATGCTGCCACAGAACTTCGACTTCCAGCCGCCACCGGCGCCGCTCGCGTGCCATGCTGGCAGCTACAATTTGGACGCGATGACAAGCGCGTATGACGGACTCGGCCCAACCGCTCATCACGTACCGAGTCCGAGTTCTGCGTACATGTCCTCGGCCTGCCAGGTAAGCTCAAGCGGCGGCGACTATGCGCACGACAATAATGCCAATACAACCGGAAGCAGCAGCAGTCCGCTTCATTCACCACCGGCCATGAGTGGACCTCTGGAGTGTCCGTCGCCGTACACCGCCGCCGCCACCGCACACTGGCCTTCATCTGCAGTGTCTCCCTACATCAAGCAGTCTCCACTGGCTGCAGGCAGCCCgacatcctcctcatcctccggTTTACACTCAGGTGTGGCACCATACGCCCTCGAACAGAGCTACCTGCACCACGGAGCCCGAGACGCTGCAGATATCTCAG TGGGAATCCCTCGCTATCAGTCTCACTCTTCTCCAGTGTGCGACAGGAAAGACTTTGTGTTGAACTTTAACGGCATCGCCTCGTTTCACCCGAGTGCTGGAGGATCTTactaccatcatcaccaccaccatcatcatcatcaactaCACCACCAAGGAATCTGTCAAGACATTAAGCCGTgcgtaatgtaa